One stretch of Zootoca vivipara chromosome 8, rZooViv1.1, whole genome shotgun sequence DNA includes these proteins:
- the LOC118090479 gene encoding lymphocyte antigen 6E — MKASFAILLAACLSVQRASSLVCWYCDGAESNWGCWRWQICSDSETSCATVYVGAGVGGYASQSITKGCVSVCPQMGINLGFAATSVSCCSSFLCNTNGASSVKTNHLVLAAGIAASFFYLFGPKL, encoded by the exons ATGAAGGCGTCTTTTGCAATCCTGCTGGCCGCCTGTCTCAGCGTGCAAAGAG CTTCCTCGCTGGTGTGCTGGTACTGTGATGGAGCGGAATCGAACTGGGGCTGTTGGAGGTGGCagatttgctctgattcagaaaCCTCTTGTGCTACCGTCTACGTTGGTGCAGGAGTAG gtGGTTATGCGTCGCAGTCCATCACCAaaggctgtgtttcggtttgcccGCAAATGGGGATCAACCTTGGCTTCGCGGCCACGTCCGTCAGCTGCTGCTCGTCTTTCTTATGCAACACCAACGGAGCCAGCAGCGTCAAAACAAACCACCTGGTCTTGGCTGCTGGGATCGCGGCCAGTTTCTTCTACCTCTTTGGACCCAAGCTGTGA
- the LOC118090351 gene encoding lymphocyte antigen 6E, translated as MKASFAALLAALLCVERVASLTCFHCENEESNWSCMKPKGCDSADKYCVTKFFGGGVGDNKKQSISKYCSPMCPQGGVDIGIMAFSLKCCESDLCNVSGAAGVKSSSLILAAGTLASLLYIFGAKL; from the exons ATGAAGGCTTCCTTTGCCGCGCTGCTGGCAGCTCTGCTCTGCGTGGAGAGAG TGGCTTCGCTGACCTGCTTCCATTGTGAAAACGAGGAATCCAACTGGAGCTGCATGAAGCCAAAGGGCTGCGACTCCGCAGACAAGTACTGCGTCACGAAGTTTTTCGGTGGAGGCGTCG gTGACAACAAGAAGCAGTCCATTAGCAAATACTGCTCTCCCATGTGCCCCCAAGGAGGGGTCGACATCGGCATCATGGCCTTCTCCCTCAAATGCTGCGAATCAGACTTGTGCAACGTAAGCGGGGCTGCCGGCGTGAAAAGCAGCTCCCTGATCCTGGCTGCGGGCACCTTGGCCAGTCTGCTGTACATCTTCGGAGCCAAGTTATAG